The following proteins are co-located in the Gossypium hirsutum isolate 1008001.06 chromosome A02, Gossypium_hirsutum_v2.1, whole genome shotgun sequence genome:
- the LOC107959946 gene encoding putative lysine-specific demethylase JMJ16 — MRKMKMINSNVKGWQAIGFNVEALQYNNIKFQVSIIRIGMELVRVCLEEKNDDISSVPPGFEPRALFTLKSEAHDTKRHERDNLICCSASTRAILVEKGTGLANDESSKITRSMSMRRRPWINYGQYGNSSEDEPDHGKLNQLNKRIGQASKVSDNEVEQVLKQVTARWRPEEACRPAIEDVPVFYPTDEEFEDTLKYIASIRPRAEQYGICRIVPPSSKMNKECDTILVNEESYLWHHSACELQCL, encoded by the exons atgagaaaaatgaagatgATAAATAGCAATGTAAAAGGTTGGCAAG CGATTGGGTTTAATGTAGAGGCTCTACAATACAACAACATCAAGTTTCAAGTTTCAA TAATACGGATAGGGATGGAACTTGTGAGAGTTTGTCTTGAAGAAAAGAATGATGATATTTCATCAGTTCCACCAGGTTTCGAGCCTCGTGCATTGTTTACCTTAAAGAGTGAGGCACATGATACTAAAAGACATGAGCGTGATAATTTGATCTGTTGTTCAGCCTCTACTAGAGCCATTCTAGTTGAAAAGGGAACTGGGTTGGCCAATGATGAAAGTTCAAAGATTACAAGGTCAATGTCTATGAGGCGTCGACCTTGGATAAACTATGGTCAATATGGTAACAGTTCAGAAGATGAACCCGATCATGGAAAGCTCAATCAA TTGAACAAGAGAATAGGACAAGCAAGCAAAGTTTCCGATAATGAAGTGGAACAAGTGTTGAAACAGGTGACTGCAAGATGGCGTCCAGAAGAGGCATGTCGGCCAGCTATTGAGGATGTACCTGTGTTCTACCCAACAGACGAG GAGTTTGAAGATACTTTGAAGTATATAGCCAGCATACGACCAAGAGCAGAACAATATGGAATCTGTCGCATTGTTCCTCCATCTTCTAAAATGAACAAAGAATGTGATACGATACTTGTTAATGAAGAATCCTACTTATGGCATCATAGTGCTTGTGAATTACAGTGTTTATAG
- the LOC107939651 gene encoding uncharacterized protein isoform X1 produces the protein MGTRRPLILQMVHYRSALEPRCRFQVLTETDHCYCVLVNALDGEAFPSEKDTNDSSSSNKVPLRVDTNSMKTKNTHTFFLDLSAIKWSGMHMMLGVLDLEVFYQWVIPLAKKTDFA, from the exons ATGGGTACTCGTCGACCTCTCATTTTGCAGATGGTTCATTACCGTTCTGCACTTGAGCCTCGTTGTCGCTTTCAG GTCTTGACAGAAACAGATCATTGCTATTGTGTTCTTGTTAATGCGCTTGATGGGGAAGCTTTTCCTAGTGAAAAGGATACAAATGATAGCAGTTCCAGTAACAAAGTACCATTGAGAGTAGATACTAATTCCATGAAGACGAAAAATA CTCACACTTTTTTTCTGGATTTGTCAGCTATCAAATGGTCCGGGATGCATATGATG TTGGGAGTTCTGGATTTGGAAGTCTTCTATCAATGGGTCATTCCTCTGGCAAAAAAGACAGACTTTGCATGA
- the LOC107939651 gene encoding uncharacterized protein isoform X2, with translation MEKALSLKLCLDSVSMCVKLKWVLTETDHCYCVLVNALDGEAFPSEKDTNDSSSSNKVPLRVDTNSMKTKNTHTFFLDLSAIKWSGMHMMLGVLDLEVFYQWVIPLAKKTDFA, from the exons ATGGAAAAAGCTCTCTCCTTGAAGCTTTGCTTGGATTCCGTTTCAATGTGCGTGAAATTGAAATGG GTCTTGACAGAAACAGATCATTGCTATTGTGTTCTTGTTAATGCGCTTGATGGGGAAGCTTTTCCTAGTGAAAAGGATACAAATGATAGCAGTTCCAGTAACAAAGTACCATTGAGAGTAGATACTAATTCCATGAAGACGAAAAATA CTCACACTTTTTTTCTGGATTTGTCAGCTATCAAATGGTCCGGGATGCATATGATG TTGGGAGTTCTGGATTTGGAAGTCTTCTATCAATGGGTCATTCCTCTGGCAAAAAAGACAGACTTTGCATGA